A single region of the Thermoanaerobacterium aotearoense genome encodes:
- the ytvI gene encoding sporulation integral membrane protein YtvI produces the protein MKDFLSRYQSTIRNSIAILAIILSFYLFVFKLIPFLMPFAVALFLAILIDPAVEFSEKKLKIPRGLSSAFFILLLIAIIGLLISLLVTQLVFELNTLAEHAPSYTKNFDVVISDLIDRIRRYYVSLPTNISTFLESNLQSILNNISVYAKNFAGWILGLATKLPNFFFMSIITIVSTFFLSKDKWLILNFIKRQFPSNWAFHAENIKGDLFQTLIGFIRAEITIMFITFLEVSIGLTIIGFDYAFLLGLLVSFIDILPVLGSGSVLVPWALYNIFTKNYLIGIYLLIIYAIVTVVRQMIEPKIVGQSIGLHPLVTLLSMFIGARLFGGLGLIMGPVFVVVFKTFQKSGIIPSWK, from the coding sequence GTGAAAGATTTTCTCTCACGGTACCAAAGCACTATAAGAAATTCAATCGCAATATTGGCAATCATACTAAGCTTTTACCTATTTGTGTTTAAACTTATTCCATTTTTAATGCCTTTTGCAGTGGCATTGTTTTTGGCGATTTTAATTGATCCTGCAGTAGAGTTTTCAGAAAAAAAGCTGAAAATACCAAGGGGACTGTCGTCTGCATTCTTTATACTCTTATTAATCGCAATTATTGGTCTTTTAATAAGCCTTTTAGTCACACAGCTTGTGTTTGAACTAAATACATTGGCTGAACACGCGCCAAGCTACACAAAAAATTTTGATGTGGTAATATCTGACTTGATAGATAGGATAAGGAGATATTATGTATCGCTTCCTACAAATATTTCAACTTTTTTAGAAAGCAACCTTCAATCGATTTTAAATAATATATCTGTGTACGCTAAAAACTTCGCAGGATGGATATTAGGCTTGGCAACAAAGCTTCCTAACTTTTTCTTCATGTCAATAATAACAATCGTATCAACGTTCTTTTTAAGCAAAGACAAATGGCTCATATTAAACTTTATAAAGAGGCAGTTTCCATCCAATTGGGCATTTCACGCTGAAAATATAAAAGGAGATCTCTTTCAAACTTTAATAGGTTTTATACGGGCTGAAATAACTATAATGTTCATCACTTTTTTGGAAGTTTCCATAGGCCTTACGATAATAGGATTTGATTACGCGTTTTTGCTGGGGCTTTTGGTAAGCTTTATAGACATACTGCCTGTTTTAGGATCAGGCTCTGTATTAGTCCCATGGGCATTGTACAATATCTTCACCAAAAACTACCTTATTGGAATCTATCTGCTTATCATATACGCCATCGTCACAGTCGTAAGGCAGATGATAGAGCCAAAGATAGTCGGTCAAAGCATAGGCCTTCATCCTCTTGTGACGCTTTTATCCATGTTTATCGGTGCAAGGCTTTTTGGTGGTCTTGGGCTTATAATGGGACCAGTTTTCGTAGTCGTCTTTAAAACATTCCAAAAATCCGGCATAATACCATCGTGGAAGTAA
- the ribH gene encoding 6,7-dimethyl-8-ribityllumazine synthase, whose product MKKYEGKLIGDGLKVGLVVSRFNEFITNKLLDGALDALRRHGIDDESIDIAWTPGAFEIPLISKKMATSKKYDAIIALGAVIRGDTPHFDYVANEVSKGVAKISVDYDVPVIFGVLTTDTVEQAIMRAGTKSGNKGFEAAVTAIEMANLIKEIESL is encoded by the coding sequence TTGAAAAAGTATGAAGGAAAACTCATTGGAGATGGACTAAAGGTAGGGCTTGTTGTAAGCAGATTTAATGAATTTATAACAAATAAACTTTTGGATGGTGCTTTGGATGCTTTAAGAAGACATGGTATTGATGATGAAAGCATTGATATTGCTTGGACGCCAGGCGCATTTGAAATACCCCTTATATCAAAGAAGATGGCCACATCAAAAAAATACGATGCAATTATCGCGCTGGGTGCTGTAATAAGAGGCGATACGCCGCATTTCGATTATGTTGCAAACGAAGTATCAAAAGGAGTAGCAAAAATATCGGTAGATTACGATGTGCCTGTAATATTTGGAGTCCTTACGACGGATACTGTTGAACAGGCGATCATGAGGGCTGGGACAAAGTCAGGCAATAAAGGTTTTGAAGCGGCTGTTACGGCAATTGAAATGGCCAATTTGATAAAGGAAATAGAAAGCTTATAA